A section of the Bryobacteraceae bacterium genome encodes:
- a CDS encoding 4-aminobutyrate transaminase, with translation MPAATHLAPHPVPRVETRFRRIVTDFPVPESIPILEALQRYEIRAMQGQPPVVWDRAEGFQVYDRWGNMWLDWSSGVLITNAGHGRREIIEAITRQAQHGLLTNYCFPSEIRARLAERLVSLLPPPLNKVFILTTGSETVEFAIKIARMHGLKTGGRSKNVIVSFEKAFHGRTLGAQQAGGIPALKEWIGNLDPGFVQVPFPDGYWTPDTSFELFERSLAEQGVAPGQVCAVMLETYQGGTAAFAPADYIRTLRQWCTGHQALLIFDEVQAGFGRTGRLWGFEHYGVVPDLTTWGKGISSSLPIAAVAGRADLMDMPDPGSASSTHTGNPVCCAAALANIDIILSEDLAGNAARLEPVLQEGLRAIQREFPQAGFVAGKGLVAGLACVDPQHRTPDGRLAHDIVWRCAEKGLLMFNPVGPQGCTIKICPPLVITEEAIREGCQVLREAFAEVLAGR, from the coding sequence ATGCCTGCCGCCACCCATCTGGCTCCTCATCCCGTACCGCGCGTGGAGACGCGCTTCCGCCGGATCGTCACGGACTTTCCGGTACCGGAGTCGATTCCCATTCTCGAAGCGCTCCAGCGCTACGAGATCCGCGCCATGCAGGGGCAGCCTCCGGTGGTCTGGGACCGCGCCGAGGGCTTCCAGGTCTACGACCGCTGGGGCAACATGTGGCTGGACTGGTCCTCCGGCGTACTGATCACGAATGCCGGGCACGGGCGCCGGGAGATCATCGAGGCGATCACCCGGCAGGCGCAGCACGGACTGCTCACGAATTACTGCTTTCCATCGGAGATCCGCGCGCGCCTGGCCGAGCGGCTGGTTTCCCTGCTGCCGCCGCCGCTCAACAAGGTCTTCATCCTGACCACCGGCAGCGAGACCGTGGAGTTCGCCATCAAGATCGCGCGGATGCACGGGCTCAAGACCGGCGGCCGCAGCAAGAACGTCATCGTGTCCTTCGAAAAGGCCTTCCACGGCCGCACGCTCGGCGCACAACAGGCCGGCGGCATTCCCGCGCTGAAGGAATGGATCGGCAACCTGGATCCGGGCTTCGTGCAGGTGCCGTTCCCGGACGGTTACTGGACGCCGGACACGAGCTTCGAGCTGTTCGAGAGGTCGCTGGCCGAACAGGGCGTCGCGCCTGGCCAGGTCTGTGCGGTGATGCTGGAGACCTACCAGGGAGGCACGGCCGCTTTCGCACCGGCGGACTACATCCGGACGCTGCGCCAGTGGTGCACCGGACATCAGGCGCTGCTCATCTTCGATGAGGTCCAGGCGGGCTTCGGCCGCACGGGCCGGCTTTGGGGCTTCGAACACTACGGCGTCGTGCCGGACCTCACCACCTGGGGCAAAGGGATTTCGAGTTCGCTCCCCATCGCTGCCGTTGCCGGGCGGGCAGACCTGATGGACATGCCGGACCCGGGCTCGGCGTCTTCCACGCACACGGGCAACCCGGTCTGCTGCGCCGCGGCGCTGGCCAACATCGACATCATCCTCAGCGAGGACCTGGCCGGCAACGCCGCGCGCCTGGAGCCGGTGCTGCAAGAGGGGCTGCGGGCCATTCAGCGCGAGTTCCCGCAGGCGGGCTTCGTCGCCGGCAAGGGCCTGGTGGCCGGGCTGGCCTGCGTGGATCCCCAGCACCGCACGCCGGACGGCAGACTGGCCCACGACATCGTCTGGCGATGCGCGGAAAAGGGACTGTTGATGTTCAACCCGGTGGGACCACAGGGCTGTACCATCAAAATCTGCCCCCCGCTGGTCATCACCGAAGAGGCGATTCGCGAAGGCTGCCAGGTGCTGCGCGAGGCCTTCGCGGAAGTGCTGGCGGGGAGATAA